The genomic region TCCGAGGTCACCGTGCCGTATATCATCGAGAATACCCTGCCATCGACGTTCTTTCTCGTACGGCAATGGCCTACGCCGCCGGGAGGGATGACGCACCTGTACGAGCAAACGCTGCACTTCGCCTTCCCATGCTCCAGCGGCGTCCAGAGAATCGCCTCCTTCATCATAGCGCCGCCACCATCAGAAATCCACTCCCTCCATAATATTATATGTTATTGTGCTGGGTTGAATATATATTATCTTGCATCTTTTTTACTAGTGACTGAAGGGGGGTTCTATTTTATAGTGGATGGTTTGGCAGCGCATCTTCTACTTCTAGTGACCGACCACTTAACAATCTGGCCGCCGAGAGGAGGCCTATAAAATATCGGCATTAAATATATGCTTTATGTCATAATCGCTAAACTCGGAGGCAGTCAAGCCATCATAGCATTCCTCTGCCATATAATTATATCTGCCCAAAAACGGCCTTATACAGGCCAAAATTCGGCAACTGCCAATGGTTTTAGGCCAGATCACCATATCGGCAGGAAATCGATGCCTTTATATACTAATAGCTTAAATCACACAGTAACTGCTGCAGCCTGCTGGCGAAGATTTTCAGCGCAAAAAAGGCATATACAAATGCCATAACAAAAATGGTTGAAAAATATGCGGTAACACGAAAAAATATTTGTAGTCGTAAAAGCTTAATTCAAAAGGTCGGACGGTCAGAGGATGAAAAAGGTCATTAGCTTATTGCTTCTTAGCATCATATCATTATCACTAATAGCCGTCACAGGGGCATACGCAGCGGGCGGCACCCCTTTTAGCATCAGCGGGCAAGTCATCGACCGATACGGTAATCCTATAGCTGGCGCAGACGTGACGCTAGTGGATAGTAATTACAAGGTAATCGGCACAATGAAAACGAATGAAAACGGCGACTTTGACTTCATTAACAAGGTTGCAGAAACCGATACGTGCAAGGTGCTGGTATCGTACACCGATTCTGATGGTAAAGTATATAAAATACCTCCTGAATGGTGTGCATGGAATAATACTAAAGGCACTACAATCCTGCCAACAAGATATACGACCATTCCCGATTATCCGCCTCCGGTTTACGGTTATATATACGGAGTTATTCAGACCGACTCGCCCCCTTATGGACAGTTCATAAAAGGCATCGTCTACCTAGTCAGTAATGATGTGAAATACTATCAGTTCGCCGAACGGACCGATGGCAAGGGGAGCTTCCAGTTCTACGTGCCGGCGGGCAACTATATGCTTTATGCCCAGCACTGGGAGAATGGCGTAGTATACGAGTCCGCGCATAAACAGGTCACGGTCAGCCCTAATAGCGCGATTACCGAGGTCGCCGAGACCAGGATAATACTGCCCCTGACATCGCCGGCGAGCAACCCCGATCCGTACGAGATGCCATCGCACCACAATAACAAGGTGAACGGCACCGTCGTGACCAGAGATGGCAAGCCCTGGCCAGGGGCGACCGTGACGCTCCTCCAGAAAGCCGATAATGGCACTGGCTGGACCCCAATGAAGGGCTATGATGGCAAACCCCTCACGGCAACGACGAATGATAATGGCTATTACGAGTTCTATGGCGTCTCGCCGTCCAGCAATGACGGCCAAATCATCCAGTCAAAAAAGGACATCAAGGTCATGGTTGAATACACCGACGTGAACGGCTCGAGGCAAACCTACACCGCCGATAACAGGGACTCCCGCCCGTTATATTACCCCGATTTCATCATGGGCTACGGCGTGGAGAACGCGGCCCGTAACATTACCATGCCCCAGGTGACGCTGCCATTTGCCGTGGGCGGGTGGGTGAACCTCAACTCTGTGCCCACGGGCGCATACATATACGTGGATGGGCGGCAGCTCTTCGGCCCGGACAATAAGCCCTTGACAACGCCGTGCACGGCCTACATCGACGCAGGCACTCACCAGATAAAGATGACCAAGGATGGCTACGCGGACAGCGTCGACACCATAACAATGGAGGCCAACAAGCAGCACCCGGACCTCATAATGAGCCTCGAAAAGGCGCTATTCCCGGCCTGGGTTACATTCGCAGTTGCGGTCATAATCCTCCTGATATTCATGGGGCTGATAATAGCCTTGCTGGCGACGAGGATAAAGGGCGTTATAGCCTCGATTGCCAGGCTGCTCGGAGGGCTGGGCCATAAGGTGGACGATTATAGGGCGAAGCGCGAGGTCGCCAAAGCCCATAGGGCTGAAATTGCCGAGCAGAAGAGGCTGGAGCAGCAGCGGAAAACCATTAAAAGGCAAGCAAGGCCCGGGCCTGGAATCGGCGAGGATGACGTACCAGTGGTGAACGTCGACCCGATGAAGAGGAAGACGGGCGTGCCCGAGGGTAAGAAGAAAATACTGGACATCGACTTTAAGCACATCACTGACAGCGTTCCGAAAAAGGTCAAGCCCAGGGAGGCCGTAGATAGTAAAGAGAGGGACACCCCCGTCGTCTTTGCCAGCGACATATACAGGAAGCCCAGCACTAACGTGGAGCGCATCCCTTACGAAGCGTCTTCGAAGCCCGTGGACGATAGCGAGGCGCTGGTTGAAAGGCCAGGGAGGGGCGAGCGGTTCAGGATCCCGAAGGCGTCGGGGAAGCGTGAGGCAGGGTCGTCGCTCGGAGATAAAGAACGCGTGCTCCGATACATAAAGGAGCACCCCGAGGGCGTATCGTTTATACAGATGAGCAACGACCTCGAGATAATACCCAACAATCTCACATACATCACCAAAGAGCTCGTCATCAACGACGATATCGAGAAGGTCAAGGGGCTTTACTATTATAAGTCCCATGCCTCGCCTCCCGACGAAAGGTCATCATCAGTGGTCGTGTGGAGGCTAGACGGCGATAAGTAGAGAGGCTGGATGTGAATGGTTGATAATGATAGCATAGGCAATGATATGATGTTAGACGATGGGACCCCCGCAGATGGCGGCTATGGGTTCTCGGAGGGCAATAGCTATATGAAAAAGAGGAGCTCGGACGCGATACCCATCGGCTTGAAGATCGGCTCCACCCGGACAGTCCTGGTCATGCCCAATTACGAGGGCAGCCTCGACATCGTGAGGACGCTGACCTGCGTGGCCAAGTACAGGGACCTTTTCACGGGAAAGCTGGCCACCAAGTTCGGGGATGAGGCCGCAGAGGAGTACGCTGACTCCGTCTATTTCATGTTTCGCGCCGGCCTGCCCCAGGACGACGATAGCGTTAAGCTGGCCGCCCAGTTTATCGAGTATCTGGTCTACAAGTATAACATCCCCGAGAATAGCTACGTGACCCTGGCACACCCTGCGGTGGAGAATGACCGGGGCCGGAAAAATCTAAAAGAGATCATCTCGGGCATGTCCATTGGCAGGGCTGGAAGGCAGGCATGGTCTGAGGCGTTTTGCGGTGCCATACCCGCCTTTGACGGCCTTGACGCCATTAAGAAGACCTTCATGAGCGTGAACATGGGGTCCACCACGCTTGAGATGAGCGTGTTCAGGAATGGCGAGCCCGTCCACACGGTCACGCTGGGCACCATCAGCGGCAACATAGTGGACAGGAAGATACGCCTTGGCGTCCAGAACGAGACCCAGGGCATAGTCAACATAGACCTCAACACGGCGAGAAAGTACAAGGAGGAGTTCGCCAACTTCATCGACTATAAGCCTGTGTACGACTCGGTCCACATCCACGACAAGGGCCAGTATGGCTTCAAGATAGAGAAGAGCATAATGAAGCCCGTGGAGGAGTACGTGAACAACGTGGTCGAGGCGATAATGGAAAACTTCTTCCCCCAGCTCGCTCAGGACCACTATCAGACTTATAAGAGGGTTTTAACTGAGCCTATTATACTTACGGGCGGCATGGCGTGCATCCCCGGCTTGAAGGAAAGGATTCAGCAGCTCCTGTCTGACGAGCTGGAGCAGCAGGTCACGGTGATATCGAGCGATAGGCCGGACCTGGCTCCTGCGATAGGCGCCTATCGCATCTCCGAGTATACGCTTCAGTACAGGGAGTAGGCGCCTGCCTTTTTTTCTATTTTCCGAGTATCTCTTTCGTATAGGATACCTCAAAACCCCTCTCGGGGCTCAGCTTCGTCTCCAGGGTGAGCATGAGGCCTTCGCTGCGTATTGGCAGGATACCCTTGAACTTTTTTATCTGCATGATGCTCCTGGGCTGGCTCATGCTGGACGAGTCCCACTTGAACACGAGCACTGAGTTGCTGTTATCCGCTATGTCCTCCTCGCGATTCTTCTCCAGTATGCTCATGGTTAAAAAGACGTAGACGTTGTTGTTTCGTATCATCGCCATGCGGCTGATGCCTTTCATGAGTATTATCAGCCTGGTCCACTCTTCCTTTCCCTCCGGCTGTAGGCGTATAAGGTCGTTCATGGAATCTATCACTACTATGCTGTTCCTGGCATGGGCGTCCAGGATTTTTACAAGCTCGTCCATCAAGCTTGAGCTTTCCGTGAAAGGCGGCACGTCGACGCCGCCAGCCTCATTGCCCTGTATCCACGACCGCGGGACGTTCGAGCTGGAGAAGTAGCGGTATGAGAGGTCGATGAATACCAGCATCTTCTCCAGCTCTGCGATGTTCGCAATCTTCAGGTCAGAGATCTCGCCGAGGACTTCCTCTTTCGACCTGGATAGAGATATGTAGAGTATCTTATCGGGAAGCCTTTGGTTGGTTTTTTTAGCGCTTTGCTCGGCTTTCATGTGGGAAAGGCCCGCCAGGGAGGTGTACATCCAGGACCGTGCCCCTGCGCCTACCTCGTTCATGAGCAGGATAACGGA from Methanocella conradii HZ254 harbors:
- a CDS encoding carboxypeptidase regulatory-like domain-containing protein, yielding MKKVISLLLLSIISLSLIAVTGAYAAGGTPFSISGQVIDRYGNPIAGADVTLVDSNYKVIGTMKTNENGDFDFINKVAETDTCKVLVSYTDSDGKVYKIPPEWCAWNNTKGTTILPTRYTTIPDYPPPVYGYIYGVIQTDSPPYGQFIKGIVYLVSNDVKYYQFAERTDGKGSFQFYVPAGNYMLYAQHWENGVVYESAHKQVTVSPNSAITEVAETRIILPLTSPASNPDPYEMPSHHNNKVNGTVVTRDGKPWPGATVTLLQKADNGTGWTPMKGYDGKPLTATTNDNGYYEFYGVSPSSNDGQIIQSKKDIKVMVEYTDVNGSRQTYTADNRDSRPLYYPDFIMGYGVENAARNITMPQVTLPFAVGGWVNLNSVPTGAYIYVDGRQLFGPDNKPLTTPCTAYIDAGTHQIKMTKDGYADSVDTITMEANKQHPDLIMSLEKALFPAWVTFAVAVIILLIFMGLIIALLATRIKGVIASIARLLGGLGHKVDDYRAKREVAKAHRAEIAEQKRLEQQRKTIKRQARPGPGIGEDDVPVVNVDPMKRKTGVPEGKKKILDIDFKHITDSVPKKVKPREAVDSKERDTPVVFASDIYRKPSTNVERIPYEASSKPVDDSEALVERPGRGERFRIPKASGKREAGSSLGDKERVLRYIKEHPEGVSFIQMSNDLEIIPNNLTYITKELVINDDIEKVKGLYYYKSHASPPDERSSSVVVWRLDGDK
- a CDS encoding rod shape-determining protein; the encoded protein is MVDNDSIGNDMMLDDGTPADGGYGFSEGNSYMKKRSSDAIPIGLKIGSTRTVLVMPNYEGSLDIVRTLTCVAKYRDLFTGKLATKFGDEAAEEYADSVYFMFRAGLPQDDDSVKLAAQFIEYLVYKYNIPENSYVTLAHPAVENDRGRKNLKEIISGMSIGRAGRQAWSEAFCGAIPAFDGLDAIKKTFMSVNMGSTTLEMSVFRNGEPVHTVTLGTISGNIVDRKIRLGVQNETQGIVNIDLNTARKYKEEFANFIDYKPVYDSVHIHDKGQYGFKIEKSIMKPVEEYVNNVVEAIMENFFPQLAQDHYQTYKRVLTEPIILTGGMACIPGLKERIQQLLSDELEQQVTVISSDRPDLAPAIGAYRISEYTLQYRE
- a CDS encoding RAD55 family ATPase, producing MDKVQKGFPSGIKSFDAILKDNVLQNSVILLMNEVGAGARSWMYTSLAGLSHMKAEQSAKKTNQRLPDKILYISLSRSKEEVLGEISDLKIANIAELEKMLVFIDLSYRYFSSSNVPRSWIQGNEAGGVDVPPFTESSSLMDELVKILDAHARNSIVVIDSMNDLIRLQPEGKEEWTRLIILMKGISRMAMIRNNNVYVFLTMSILEKNREEDIADNSNSVLVFKWDSSSMSQPRSIMQIKKFKGILPIRSEGLMLTLETKLSPERGFEVSYTKEILGK